A window from Flavobacterium sp. 83 encodes these proteins:
- a CDS encoding Bor family protein, with protein sequence MKKAFKIMTVAFAMSIMLTSCFSYTSVVGKGAQGNAQVTKWNHYVIGGLAPVGVSDSKQMADGAENYTVFTRQSFVNGLIAAITFSIYTPTTTTVTK encoded by the coding sequence ATGAAAAAAGCATTCAAAATTATGACAGTTGCTTTTGCAATGTCAATTATGTTAACGTCTTGTTTTTCTTACACAAGTGTTGTAGGTAAAGGGGCTCAAGGAAATGCACAAGTTACAAAATGGAATCACTACGTGATTGGGGGATTAGCACCAGTTGGAGTTTCAGATTCTAAACAAATGGCTGACGGAGCTGAAAATTATACCGTGTTCACTAGACAATCATTTGTAAATGGTTTAATTGCTGCTATTACATTCAGTATTTATACGCCAACAACAACAACTGTAACAAAATAG
- a CDS encoding DUF6646 family protein, translated as MKKIITLSFLLLVGFVNAQAYKGKGDTKFDVGANIQNGGSGIRLSTDYGLGENMSYGFVTSYLLSVSNDNSENKPKFGDRFDAKVRFNANLGNVLKLDPKMDVYPGLDLGLRNFGAHLGFRYFFTDGFGIFSEAGVPIAKYDKTITGFDHLNNQFVFNIGASFNL; from the coding sequence ATGAAAAAAATTATTACACTATCATTTTTATTGTTAGTTGGTTTTGTTAATGCACAAGCATACAAAGGAAAAGGAGACACTAAATTTGATGTTGGAGCAAACATTCAAAACGGAGGTTCCGGAATTCGTCTTTCTACTGATTACGGTCTTGGTGAAAACATGTCTTACGGTTTTGTAACTTCATATTTGTTATCAGTTTCTAATGATAATTCAGAAAACAAACCAAAATTTGGAGATCGATTTGATGCCAAAGTGAGATTCAATGCTAATTTAGGAAATGTCCTTAAATTAGATCCAAAAATGGATGTTTATCCAGGTCTTGATTTAGGGCTAAGAAATTTTGGTGCACATTTAGGTTTCCGTTATTTCTTTACCGATGGATTTGGTATTTTCTCAGAAGCTGGAGTTCCTATTGCAAAATACGATAAAACTATTACCGGTTTTGATCATTTAAACAACCAGTTTGTTTTTAATATTGGTGCTTCTTTCAATTTGTAA
- a CDS encoding MBL fold metallo-hydrolase: protein MVILKKIWICLVLISVSTFAQKEQKTAFQVVPLGVYGGIDEKNLSAYLLAPSNTTDFICLDAGTIHAGIEKAIANKVFKIPSEVVLKKYIKGYLISHAHLDHVSGLIINSPADSSKTVYATNSCMEMMKQHYFNGQTWANFGDEGNGYLIKKYHFQTLNPKEETRITSTTMTVKAFPLSHVNPFESTAFLIKNGDAYALYLGDTGSDAVEKSDKLSLLWTEIAPLIKNKQLKGIFIEVSFPNEQPDSLLFGHLTPNSILKELRALSELTGKNALKGFKIIITHMKPPVENYEKIKAQLKKQNDLEVQFIFPEQGKRFEL, encoded by the coding sequence ATGGTAATTTTAAAAAAAATCTGGATTTGTTTGGTTTTAATATCAGTAAGTACATTTGCACAAAAGGAACAAAAAACAGCTTTCCAAGTTGTACCTTTAGGAGTATATGGCGGTATTGACGAAAAAAACCTTTCGGCCTATTTACTGGCACCTTCAAACACTACTGATTTTATTTGTCTTGATGCGGGAACCATTCATGCAGGAATTGAAAAAGCCATAGCGAATAAAGTTTTCAAAATACCATCGGAAGTTGTTTTGAAAAAATATATAAAAGGGTATTTAATATCCCATGCACATTTAGATCATGTTTCTGGGTTAATTATTAATTCACCTGCCGATTCTTCAAAAACCGTTTACGCAACCAATAGTTGCATGGAAATGATGAAGCAACATTATTTCAACGGGCAAACTTGGGCTAATTTTGGAGACGAAGGAAATGGTTATCTCATCAAAAAATACCATTTTCAAACATTAAATCCAAAAGAAGAAACGCGGATTACGAGTACAACAATGACCGTAAAAGCATTTCCGCTAAGTCATGTAAATCCTTTTGAAAGTACCGCTTTTTTAATTAAAAACGGAGATGCTTATGCTTTGTATTTAGGTGACACGGGGTCTGATGCTGTTGAAAAAAGTGATAAATTAAGTTTGCTATGGACCGAAATTGCTCCACTAATTAAAAACAAGCAATTAAAAGGTATTTTTATTGAGGTTTCGTTCCCAAACGAGCAACCTGACTCTCTTTTATTTGGGCATTTAACTCCTAATTCTATCCTGAAAGAGCTTCGTGCTTTAAGTGAACTTACAGGAAAAAACGCTTTGAAAGGTTTTAAAATTATCATTACCCATATGAAACCTCCTGTTGAAAATTACGAAAAAATTAAAGCGCAGTTAAAAAAACAAAATGATTTAGAGGTACAATTTATTTTTCCCGAACAAGGGAAGCGATTTGAACTGTAA
- a CDS encoding DUF1080 domain-containing protein, with amino-acid sequence MKTIIKLLLCLMFLFPKTIELSAQTSKNKDWTNLLDSNLSQWNTYLSYKHKNNYNGQVPVDSEGKAIEPIGYNKNEAVVFTVIQENNVPVLRVSGEYYGCVFTKKSYKNYRLKLKVKWGTKKWEPRTDKLLDAGILYHSQGPAGVDYWRAWMLSQEFQFMEGHFGDYWNIANAAIDIKAFASEGVMSSIADENQSFLPFGTHTERTGYCTRKDNYESPMGSWTEVELICFEGKSLHIVNGHVVMVLENSRYWDGTKFNPLIEGKIQLQSEAGEVYYKEVMIKPINEMPKEFKKYF; translated from the coding sequence ATGAAAACCATCATTAAATTATTGCTTTGTTTGATGTTCCTTTTTCCCAAAACCATTGAACTGTCTGCGCAGACATCCAAAAACAAGGATTGGACTAATCTTCTAGATTCAAATCTCAGCCAGTGGAATACGTATTTGAGTTATAAGCATAAAAATAATTACAATGGTCAAGTCCCTGTCGATAGTGAAGGAAAAGCTATTGAACCTATTGGCTATAACAAAAATGAAGCTGTTGTTTTTACTGTAATCCAAGAAAATAATGTTCCGGTTTTAAGGGTTTCCGGAGAATATTACGGTTGTGTTTTTACCAAAAAAAGTTATAAAAATTACCGACTCAAACTTAAAGTAAAATGGGGAACTAAAAAATGGGAACCCAGAACAGATAAATTGTTGGACGCCGGAATATTGTATCACTCACAAGGTCCCGCTGGAGTGGATTATTGGAGAGCATGGATGCTGTCACAAGAATTTCAATTCATGGAAGGACATTTTGGCGATTATTGGAATATTGCTAATGCTGCCATAGATATAAAAGCGTTCGCTTCAGAAGGTGTGATGAGTTCCATTGCCGATGAAAATCAATCCTTTTTACCATTTGGAACCCATACTGAAAGAACCGGTTATTGCACACGAAAAGATAATTATGAAAGTCCAATGGGTAGTTGGACCGAAGTAGAATTAATTTGCTTCGAGGGAAAAAGTCTTCATATTGTAAATGGTCATGTGGTAATGGTACTGGAAAATTCTCGTTATTGGGACGGCACCAAATTCAATCCGCTAATTGAAGGAAAAATTCAATTGCAGAGTGAAGCCGGAGAAGTGTACTACAAAGAGGTAATGATAAAACCAATTAACGAAATGCCTAAGGAATTCAAAAAATATTTTTAG
- a CDS encoding aldehyde dehydrogenase family protein: MITIADQFGMKEALAQLGVKAINEGTSTGINHFSNGAILESYSPVDGQLIASVKTSTAADYEKVMQTATEAFKVFKLMPAPQRGEIVRQFGDKLRKNKEALGKLVSYEMGKSLQEGYGEVQEMIDICDFAVGLSRQLHGLTMHSERPGHRMYEQYHPMGVVGIISAFNFPVAVWAWNTALAWICGDVCVWKPSEKTPLCGIACQNIIAEVIKENNLPEGISCLINGDYKVGEMMTNDRRVPLISATGSTRMGKIVAQAVAGRLGKSLLELGGNNAIIVTPDADIKMTVIGSVFGAVGTAGQRCTSTRRLIIHESIYDKVKDAIVSAYKQLRIGNPLDENNHVGPVIDKHAVEMYNKALEKVVAEGGKILVEGGVLSGEGYESGCYVKPAIAEADNAFEIVQHETFAPVLYLLKYSGTVENAIAIQNGVAQGLSSAIMTNNLREAELFLSVTGSDCGIANVNIGTSGAEIGGAFGGEKETGGGRESGSDAWKVYMRRQTNTINYATSLPLAQGIKFDL, from the coding sequence ATGATAACAATAGCAGATCAATTCGGAATGAAAGAGGCATTGGCGCAATTGGGTGTAAAAGCCATAAATGAAGGAACATCAACAGGAATAAACCATTTTTCAAATGGAGCAATTCTGGAGAGTTATTCACCAGTGGATGGTCAATTAATAGCATCAGTAAAAACGTCAACTGCTGCTGATTACGAAAAAGTAATGCAAACCGCTACCGAAGCTTTTAAAGTATTTAAATTGATGCCAGCGCCACAACGTGGTGAAATTGTGCGTCAGTTTGGAGATAAATTGCGAAAAAACAAAGAAGCTTTAGGTAAATTAGTTTCCTATGAAATGGGGAAATCATTGCAGGAAGGATACGGTGAAGTTCAGGAAATGATAGATATCTGCGATTTTGCAGTGGGTCTTTCTCGTCAATTGCACGGATTGACGATGCACTCTGAGCGTCCAGGACATAGAATGTACGAGCAATACCACCCAATGGGCGTTGTTGGAATCATTTCGGCATTCAATTTTCCAGTGGCAGTTTGGGCTTGGAACACTGCACTGGCTTGGATTTGTGGAGATGTTTGCGTTTGGAAACCTTCAGAAAAAACACCACTTTGTGGAATTGCCTGTCAAAATATAATTGCCGAAGTAATCAAAGAAAATAACCTTCCTGAAGGAATCTCTTGTCTGATAAACGGAGATTACAAAGTAGGGGAAATGATGACTAATGATAGACGTGTACCGCTAATTTCTGCAACGGGTTCTACTCGTATGGGAAAAATCGTAGCACAAGCAGTTGCAGGCCGTCTTGGAAAATCATTATTGGAATTAGGTGGAAACAACGCAATTATCGTAACACCGGATGCGGATATTAAAATGACCGTTATAGGTTCTGTTTTTGGAGCAGTGGGAACAGCAGGACAACGTTGTACTTCAACGCGTCGTTTAATCATTCACGAAAGCATTTATGATAAAGTGAAAGATGCCATTGTTTCAGCTTACAAACAATTACGCATCGGAAATCCATTAGACGAAAACAACCATGTTGGTCCGGTAATTGACAAGCATGCTGTGGAAATGTACAACAAAGCATTAGAAAAAGTAGTTGCTGAAGGTGGGAAAATCCTTGTGGAAGGTGGCGTACTTTCTGGTGAAGGATACGAAAGTGGCTGTTATGTAAAACCAGCAATTGCTGAAGCTGACAATGCTTTTGAAATCGTTCAACACGAAACTTTTGCTCCAGTGTTATACTTATTAAAATATTCCGGAACGGTGGAGAATGCGATTGCGATTCAAAACGGAGTAGCACAAGGATTATCATCAGCCATTATGACTAATAATTTGCGTGAAGCTGAACTTTTCTTATCCGTTACAGGTTCTGATTGTGGAATTGCAAACGTGAACATCGGAACTTCAGGAGCGGAAATTGGAGGTGCTTTTGGTGGAGAAAAAGAAACAGGTGGTGGACGTGAGTCTGGATCTGATGCTTGGAAAGTATACATGAGAAGACAAACAAATACGATTAATTATGCCACAAGTTTGCCATTGGCACAAGGAATAAAATTTGATTTGTAA
- a CDS encoding 3-hydroxyanthranilate 3,4-dioxygenase → MAIAKPFNLNKWIDENRHLLKPPVGNRNLYRESGDYIVMIVAGPNARKDYHYNETEELFYQLEGSIKVIIQEDGERKEMELHAGDMYLHPAKVPHSPVRSEGSIGLVIERKRAGQGYTDGLLWFCDNCNHKLHEVYFELHNIEKDFLPHFEHFYNSEALRTCEKCGTVMETDPRFVAQK, encoded by the coding sequence ATGGCAATAGCAAAACCTTTCAACCTTAATAAATGGATTGACGAAAACCGTCATCTGCTGAAACCGCCCGTTGGCAACAGAAATTTATACAGAGAATCCGGTGATTACATCGTAATGATTGTTGCAGGCCCAAACGCCCGTAAAGACTATCATTATAACGAAACCGAAGAGTTATTTTACCAACTGGAAGGCTCCATAAAAGTGATTATTCAGGAAGATGGTGAGCGTAAGGAAATGGAACTTCATGCCGGTGATATGTACCTTCATCCTGCAAAAGTTCCCCATTCTCCGGTTCGTTCTGAGGGTTCGATAGGATTGGTAATTGAAAGAAAACGTGCCGGGCAAGGCTACACGGATGGTCTATTGTGGTTTTGTGATAATTGCAATCATAAATTACATGAAGTCTATTTTGAACTGCATAATATCGAAAAAGATTTTCTGCCTCATTTCGAGCATTTCTATAATTCAGAAGCACTGAGAACTTGCGAAAAATGTGGTACCGTTATGGAAACCGATCCAAGGTTTGTAGCCCAAAAATAG
- a CDS encoding metallophosphoesterase: MRTLVIGDIHGGLHALHQIMERAKVTTKDTLIFLGDYVDGWSQSPQVIDYLIELNTKNNCVFICGNHDELLLHWLKDSKDNLMWYKHGGEATVNAYETVSPETKQRHVEFLQSLENFYLDEKNRLFIHAGFTNMNGVDFEYFPKLFYWDRTLWETALALDKNMKPDNLFYPKRFTLYNEIYIGHTPVSRIGKTTPVQMACIWNVDTGAAFKGPLTIMDVDSKEFWQSEPLDTLYPNEKGRN; this comes from the coding sequence ATGAGAACACTCGTCATAGGCGATATACATGGTGGTTTGCATGCGCTGCACCAAATTATGGAAAGAGCCAAAGTAACCACTAAGGACACTTTAATCTTTCTGGGAGATTATGTGGATGGCTGGAGCCAATCCCCTCAGGTAATTGATTATTTGATTGAATTGAACACTAAAAATAATTGTGTTTTTATTTGCGGCAATCACGACGAATTACTCCTGCACTGGCTTAAGGACAGCAAAGACAATCTTATGTGGTACAAACACGGAGGTGAAGCAACCGTAAATGCCTATGAAACTGTTAGTCCGGAAACCAAACAAAGACATGTTGAATTCCTGCAATCCTTGGAAAATTTTTATCTTGATGAAAAAAACAGGTTATTTATTCATGCCGGTTTTACCAATATGAATGGCGTCGATTTTGAATATTTTCCAAAACTTTTTTATTGGGATAGGACCTTATGGGAAACTGCTTTGGCATTAGACAAAAACATGAAACCCGATAATTTATTCTATCCTAAACGTTTTACATTGTATAATGAAATTTACATTGGCCACACGCCTGTTTCCCGAATTGGTAAAACTACTCCCGTACAAATGGCGTGCATTTGGAATGTAGATACCGGAGCCGCTTTCAAAGGACCGTTGACAATTATGGATGTTGACAGTAAAGAATTCTGGCAAAGTGAGCCGTTAGACACGTTATATCCAAATGAAAAAGGTAGGAATTAG